One genomic segment of Sminthopsis crassicaudata isolate SCR6 chromosome 2, ASM4859323v1, whole genome shotgun sequence includes these proteins:
- the LOC141552918 gene encoding olfactory receptor 2D2-like gives MNHTNQTWVTEFFLLGLSDDPQTQRLLFVLFLAVYCSTILGNLLLTSLVLLDSQLHKPMYFFLCNLSLADLCFSTTTVPQALIHMLSGRKLISFTGCAVQVLLFLFFGSTQCALLGVMSYDRYLAICDPMHYPLIMTWKLCGILALGCWSSGLLASLVDSTFILGLPYQGDNHIAHFFCEAPALLVLASADTHRTELVIFLLGVVIIVTPMSLILVSYVCIIISIIKMKTVSGRLKAFSTCGSHLIVVILFYGGAIINYMIPKSSLDLGKIISVFYAVVNPMLNPLIYSLRNEDVKKAFRNAANKKPFCRT, from the coding sequence ATGAACCATACCAACCAGACCTGGGTGACAGAATTCTTCCTCCTAGGACTTTCTGATGATCCTCAAACTCAGCGGCTGCTCTTTGTCTTATTTTTGGCAGTCTACTGCAGCACCATACTTGGAAACCTACTCCTCACCTCTTTGGTTCTGCTTGACTCACAACTCCATAAAcccatgtatttttttctatgtaatttATCTTTGGCTGATCTCTGCTTCTCAACTACCACTGTTCCCCAAGCCCTAATCCACATGTTATCTGggagaaaattaatttctttcacaggctGTGCAGTTCaagttcttctctttctattctttggTTCTACACAGTGTGCTTTATTAGGTGTGATGTCCTATGACCGATATTTAGCAATCTGTGATCCCATGCATTACCCCCTCATAATGACATGGAAGCTATGTGGAATCTTGGCTTTAGGATGCTGGTCCAGTGGTCTTCTTGCATCCTTGGTGGACAGTACATTCATTCTAGGCCTCCCTTACCAAGGAGACAACCACATTGCTCATTTCTTCTGTGAGGCCCCAGCCCTTCTCGTTTTGGCATCTGCAGACACTCACAGAACAGAGTTGGTTATTTTTCTCCTGGGTGTAGTGATTATAGTTACACCTATGTCCCTGATCCTAGTCTCATATGTGTGTATCATAATATCTATTATCAAAATGAAGACAGTCTCTGGGAGACTCAAGGCTTTCTCCACCTGTGGCTCCCATCTCATTGTAGTCATCCTTTTTTATGGAGGAGCAATCATCAACTACATGATACCTAAGTCTTCACTggacctaggaaaaataatatctgTGTTTTATGCAGTGGTAAATCCTATGCTCAATCCACTCATATATAGTCTGAGGAACGAAGATGTGAAGAAGGCATTCAGAAATGCAGCCAACAAGAAACCATTCTGTAGAACCTGA